A window of Nisaea sediminum genomic DNA:
CCGGAGCGAAATCGAAGAAGATATCGACATTCATGATGCTCTCGCCGCGCCCGCTGCGGATCCAGCCCGCGACCCGCTCGCGCCAGCTTGCCGGCGTCCCGCGCCAGAGCGGGTTCGACGCCATCACGCCGCCGTTGCAATAGGGCACGCCGGCCGCATCGAGGATATCGGATAGCCGCTTGCCCCACTCCGCGAACCAGGCGTCGTCCGCATCGGCCCCGTCGAAGATCACGGCATTGTCCTGGTCCGGGGAGAGCAGGCTTTCGCCGCGCCCGCCACTGCCGAGCACCAGCAGGACGTAAGGTGCGGGCGGCGGACCGAGACCGTCTCGCTCCATAGAGGCAAGCGCCAGCAACCCCGCCCGCTCCGTCGAATCCCTCATGGCCGCGCTGATCGCGCCGGCGACCGTCGTGCCCCGGCCGCCGTCCTGCATCAGGGCCCGCACCAGGTCCGGCAACCGCGCCCGTGCGGATGCGATGGCCGCCGCGTCCGGCGCCGCCTCGATCGCATCGCCGAGCGCGAAAGCGGCGGTATTGCGGGTCTTCAGGATGGTCCGGAGCGAGATCACGCCGACGATCCGCCCGTCAGGATCGGTCACCGCGAGATGGCGGATACCGAGCCGTTCCATCCGCCCCATCGCCTTGTAGACGAGGGCGTCAGCCGGAAGCGACTGGACGGGCGACGACATGACCGTTCCGACCGCCGCGGCGGCGCTCCCTCCGGCTGCGATGTGGCGGACGATATCCCGCTCGGTGACAATGCCCGCATGGATGCCGGTGCCCCCCCGCACCAGGATCGAGCCCACATCGCGTCCTGCCATGGCCGCAGCGGCCTCCTCCAGGCTCGCCTCCGGAGCTATATCCAGCGGTTCCCAGGCCACCACGTCGCTGAGACTGTGGCGGTAGGGATAACTGTCGAACGTGGCGCCCTCTTCCATCACTCTCTCCCCGACAGCCTATTCCCGGCCCCATGGGCGCGGCGCCGCCACGTCCAGTGCGGAGCCGTAATTGGAGATGCCCAACTGACGCAGCTCCGGCACCATCGCATTGAACAGCTCTGCGGTGACGATCGCGTCGCCGAGAGCGGTATGGCGACCGAAGATGCTCAGCCCCATCGCCTCCGCGGCACTATCGAGGCCGATCCGCTCGTCCGGCGCGATCAGCTTGAACAGCGCCATGGTATCGAGGGCCGGCACACCGATCGGGGGCAGCTTGTGCCGCTTCGCCTCCGCGGCGAGCACCGCCAGATCGAACCCGATCTGGTGCCCGACGATGACACACCCCTCACAGAACCGGGTCAGCTCCTCCCACAGCTCCGGCAGCGGCGGGGCGCCGGCGACCAGTTCGTCGCCGATCCCGTGCACCCGGAAGGATCGCTCCGGGATCTGGATTCCCGGCTTCACCAGAAGATCGAGGCAGGCGCCTGTAAAGACATGACCGTCCTGCACCCGGACCGCGCCGATGGAAACGATCCGGTCGCGTGCGGCCTCCAGCCCCGTGGTCTCGAGGTCGAGGCTGACGATAGGCAGGGAGCCGAGCGGCGTGGAATTGAGAAACGGCGCCGGCTCCGGAGCTACGCTCCCGAGGCTGAGGTCCATCGCGGTCTGTTCCGGGAGCACCTCCTCCACCGGAGCGAGGAAGGAAATGACGCCGCCTTCCGCCAGTCCGGCGATCTGGGCCTCCACACTCTTTCCCTCGGTATCGGTGAGAGCGAATTCGACCGGACGCCGGCTGTCCCGCGCGCGCCGGAGCGCCGCCCCCAGCAATCCATGATCGACGATCGAGAAGATGCTGTGTCCCGGCGCGGTGCCGAATTCGCCGAGACGCCTCCGGGCGGCGGCATTCGAGAGCGCGACGAGGCCGGTACCGGTGAAAACGATCACTGCCGCAGGGATGCCCGCGAGGACGCCGGCGATCCAGGCACCTTCGGAATCATGCCGCTGGCGGCGGATGAATGCCCGCTCGATCGTCTGCGACAGTCCCGCGATCTCGCCCGGCCCGCCGGTGAATTGCCGCCATCGCGCCGGCAGCCGTCCGGTGCTGGCCGCGAGGTCGAGATCCTCCTTCATCCTGTCGAGATCGCCGATATGCGCCGCGATGATGCCATAGACCGCGTAGGTGAGCACGGCCGCCGCCACGGTGCCGACCGCGGGCAGGACGAGCAGCGTCCAGTCCTGCTCGTCGGCAAGCAGGACGTGACGGACGGCAAAGATCACGAGCGCGAGGGCAAGGATCGCCGGGATCGCCGAGAGCAGGACCGCATGGGTGCGGCGCGTCCGATAGCGCATGACAATGGCCCGGCGGAGCGGCGAGTCGTCCCTGTCCCGCGCGGGCGCCACGGCGCTACTCGGCGGCCGGACGCACGGCGGCGAAATCCTCCGCGACCGCGTTGGCTTTCAGCGAAGACGTCAGCTGGGTCCGGATGTCCTTCCACTTGAAGCGGATGGAGTTCCGCACGATCCCCTCGTCGTGGATCTTCAGTTCGTCGGCGATCGGCGCCCAATGGATCAGGGCATCCTCGCTGCCCCTGAACGCCGCGACCGGGTCTTCCGGGTCCGGTCTGACAAGGCGCAACCTCGACTCCGCCTGCGCGACCGCCTCCGCCCAGTCGGGAACCGTCCGGGTGGGTTCCTCATATTCCGCGAGGGCCGACCGCAGGAACGAGAGCGCCAGTTCCCGCTCGCTCTCCTGATCGAGCCTTTCGCGGCAGCCCGCCGCGACATATGCCGCGAGATCGGCCGCGCAGGCGAGGAACAGCTGCCATTTCGCGATATTCAGCGATTGGGCGAAAAGATCGTCGTCGAACAGCGCCGTATAGCGCGTCCCCGCTCGGGTCCGGACATAGCCGTAAAGCGTGGTCTGGGCGACGAAGGCCGCCCGGGTACTCACGAACCCGGACGCCGATTCGATATCGTCGAGCGGCTGTTCGTTCCAGCGGGTCGAGAACGGCATAAACAGTCTCGCCTTCCGCCAAAACTCCCTCAAAACACCAGGAAACATAACAACTTTCCGAGTTTCATGCGAACTACAGTCAATTCAAGACCTTCACAAAGCTGTAGCTGATTCGACTAAACCGTCATAGACTAAGAATATTGCGTGGTACACGCGATACACAAAAAAGCCGTCAGTAAATGGCGGTGATTGGAAAGGGGGGTACCAAGATGGCGGAAGCCGACTCCAACAATGAGGCTCATTGGCAGCGCACCAAGAACCTCACTATCATCACACTGATCATCTGGTTCATCTTCGCCTTCGGCGTGCACTGGTTCGCGCCGCAGCTCAACTCAATCACCTTCCTCGGATTCCCGCTCGGCTTCTACATGGCCGGACAGGGCTCCCTGTTTGCATTCGTCGTCATCATCTTCTGGTTCGCACGCACCCAGAACAAGATCGATGAGGAATTCGGCGTCGCTGAAGACGAAAACGAGGACGAGTAGGGAGATCCGACATGAAGGGTGATTTCATCCAGAATCTGGGGAAGATCTACGGCCTCTATACCGGCGGGTTCCTCCTCTTCATTATCCTGATGGCCATTCTCGAACAGGCCGGTGTCAGTCCCGACACGATCGGTTACCTGTTCGTCGGCTTCACCATTGCGATCTACGCCCTGATCGGCGTGCTGTCGCGCACCATGGCGACGGACCAGTACTATGTCGCCGGCCGGCAGGTTCCGGCGCTCTATAACGGCATGGCGACAGCGGCGGACTGGATGTCCGGCGCCTCCTTCGTTGCCATGGCCGGCGGCATCTATTTCGGCGGTTACGGCTACATGGCCTTCCTGGTCGGCTGGACCGGCGGCTATGTGCTCGTCGCCTCGCTGATGGCGCCGTATCTGCGCAAGTTCGGCTGCTACACGGTGCCGGACTTCATCGGCACGCGCTACGGCGGCAACTTTGCCCGCCTCTGCGCGGTGATCGTTCTGGTGGTCGCGTCCTTCACCTACGTGACGGCGCAGATCAACGCCACCGGCACGGTCGCCTCCCGGGCCCTGCAGATTCCGTTCGAAGTCGGCGTCTGGTTCGGTCTTGCAGGCATCCTCGTCTGCTCGATGCTCGGCGGCATGCGGGCGGTGACCTGGACCCAGGTGGCCCAGTACATCGTGCTGATCGTCGCCTACATCGTCCCGGTCGTCTGGATGTCGAACAAGAGCGGGTTCGGCATGATTCCGCAGCTCGCCTATGGCGATGCCGTCCATCGCGTACAGGAACTCGAGGTCCTGCACCAGATCGGCACTTTGAAGCCGACGGAGAAGTTCGGCGGTCTCGCGGCCCTGGTGAACCCGATCAACGCGCCGGGCGACACCCTGATGGCGAAATGGAAGTTCGCCACGCTGGTGCTCTGCATGATGTGCGGCACGGCCTCGCTGCCTCACGTGCTGATGCGTTACTTCACGACGCCGTCCGTGCGCTCCGCGCGGATCTCGGTGGGCTGGTCGATCCTCTTCATCTTCCTGCTCTACTTCACGGCGCCGGCGCTCGCGACCTTCACCAAGCTTTCGCTGCTCGATCCGACCTTGGCGACAGGCATCATCGGCAAGTCCATCGCCGATGTGAACGCGCTCGAGTGGATCCAGAAATGGTCGGCGGTCGACTTCCTGAGAGTGTCCGACTCCAACGGGGACGGGATCCTGCAGATCAACGAGCTTTTCATGCGGGCCGACATCGTCGTGCTGGCCACGCCTGAAATCGCCGGTCTGCCCTACGTGATCTCGGGTCTGGTGGCGGCAGGCGGCATGGCCGCGGCCATGTCGACGGCGGACGGGCTGCTGCTCGCCATCGCCAACGCCCTCAGCCACGATCTGTACTACAAGATCATCGACCCGAAGGCGGAGACCAAGACCCGGCTCGTTGTGGCCCGGATTCTGCTCCTCGGCGTCGGCGCGGCCGGCGCGTTCGTGGCCAGCCTGAAGCTGACCTCGATCCTCGGTGCAGTGGCCTGGGCGTTCGACTTCGCCTGTTCCGGTCTGTTCTTCCCGCTGGTGCTCGGCATCTGGTGGAAACGGGCGAACCGACAGGGCGCGCTCGCGGGCATGATCGGCGGCTTCGTCGCGGGATCGGCGTATCTCTACTACGTCTATTTCGCCGGCGGCACGCCGTGGTTCGGCATCGACCACCTGCGCTTCGGCGTGATCGGCATGCCGGTCAGCTTGGTGCTGATGATCGTCGTCAGCCTGATGACCGAAGAACCGGACGAGGAGACCCAGCGCATGGTCGACGCGGTCCGGACGCCGCGCGGCGGCACGATCCTCGACAGCGCTCACTAAGAGACACCTTTATCATCCGGGACGGCGTCAAATCCGTCCCGGACAGGCTTGAAGAGAAATCCGGGACGGGCCAAGCTTCGTCCCGGATTTTTTATGCCCAATCAAAAAAATAAGCGGCGGGAGGATACGCCCCGATGGATGCAAGCGCCTTTCCCCTCTGGGTTCTGGTGATCGACTACCTGCTCGGCACGGTGATGTGGACCCTGTTCGGCCGTTTCGCGATGTCGATCTTCCTGCCGGAGGATTCGAATTTCTTCTTCATGCGCTTCTTCGTCCGCGTGACGAACCCGCTGCTCCGCTTCTTCGCGCCGGTGACCCCGGGCTTCCTGCTGCCCTGGCTGCACCCGCTCTATGTCGCCTGGTTCTTCTTCATGATCCGCTTCTACCTGATGCCCTGGCTGCTGGGGTACGGCGCCATGGGCATGCTGTCGCTGCCGCTGGAGAGCGAGATCTCGTATATGGTGTACGATCTGATCGGGCAGCTGCTGGGGCGGTAGGGGAGCTCTTCTTCCCCCAAGTAAGTTCGTCATCCCGGACTTGATCCGGGATGACGGTTTTCTCTTACCGCCCCGCGATCCGGTCGCGCAGCACGAGCGCGCGGCGGGCGCGTTCCACCACCGGGACGTCGATCATCTTGCCGCGGAAGCTGACCGCGCCGAGCCCCTCCGCCATCGCCGCGTCATAGGCCGCGACCATCGCTTCCGCCGTCTCGATCTCCGCCTCGGTCGGGGAGAACACCGCGTTCAGGATCGGCACCTGGGCCGGATGGACGCAGGAGGCGCCCTCCATGCCGAGGGCGCGGGCCCGTTCGGCACTGGCGCGGAACGCCTCCATGTCGGTGATCTCGGCGATCGAGCCAGCAAAGCCGAGCGGCAGGATGCCGGCCTCGCGGGCGGCGCGCTGGACGAGGCGCATATCCTCCACCAGATCCCCCGGACCGAGCGACGGCATGCCGAGGGCGGCGGAATAATCCTCCTGGCCGAGCGAGAGGCCCTTCAGGCGCCGGCTTGCCTTGGCGATCTCCCGCACATTGTTGAGCCCACGCGGGGTCTCTATCAGGCCCATGAAGCGGATCGTGCCGACCTCCAGGCCTCGTTCGCGCTCCAGTTCCTCCACGGTCTCGTCGAGGAAGGCGAGATGATCGGCGCTTTCCAGTTTCGGCAGGCAGAGGCCAGAGACCTCCGGCCAGACCGCCGCTTCGAGATCCTGCACGGCGAGCCGCCAGGGCCGGTTGATCCGGACCAGCACCTCGGTGCCAGCATTGGAGATCACCTGCGCCGCATCGCGCAGCGCTTTCCGGGCAGCAGGCTTCTCGGCCGGCGGAATGCTGTCCTCGAGATCGAGCTTGATCGCGTCGGCGCCGCGCGCGGCGGCCTTCTCGACGAAGCGTTCGTTGGTCACTGGGACATAGAGCAGCGAGCGCCAGAGCGGCAGGGTTCCGGCCATCAGATCACTCCTTCTTGCGCGAGACGCGCCTGCTCGGCGACGTCGATCCCGAGACCGCCCCAGATTTCCGCGTTATGCTCGCCGAGCTCCGGCGCAGGGCTGCGCACCGCGCCCGGCGTGCCGGAAAGCCGCGGGATTACCGCATGCATCGGCAAGGTGCCGATATCGGGATCCGGGAAGGCCTCGACCACGCCCCTTCCCTCCATGTAATCGTCGTCGGCCAACTGCGCGACGTCAGCCACCGGCCCGACGGTGACGCCGGCCTTCTCGAAGATCTCCAGGCATTCCGCCTGGGTGCGCTCGGCCATATAGTCGGCGACGATCGGATCCAGGATATCGTTGTTCTTCACCCGGTCCGTGTTCGTCCTGAAGCGCGGATCGTCGATCAGGTCCGGCCGGCCGATGGTGCGGAACAATCGCTCCGCCATCGCCTGGATCGAGCCGGAGAGCGCGACGTACTTGCCGTCCTTGCAGCGGTAGGTGTTGCGCGGGGAGGTCAGGTTGGAACGGCTGCCGGTGCGTGGCGGGACCTTGCCGGAGAGCGCGTAGTTCGCCGCCTCCGGGCCGAGGATGGCGTGGATCGGCTCGAAGAGCGAGAGATCGATGCTCTGCCCCTTCCCGCCCGAGACCTCGACGTTGCGCAATGCGACCATCACGGCGAAGGCACCGTAAAGTCCGGCGATCATGTCGGCGAGCGCCAGCGGCGGCAGTACCGGCGGCCGGTCGCCGAAGCCGTTGAGCGCGGCAAAGCCGCTCATCGCCTCGACCAGCGAGCCGAAGCCGGGCTTGTGCTTCCAGGGCCCGGTCTGGCCCCAGCCGGAGACCCGGACCAGCGTCAGCTTCGGATTACGCGCCTGAAGGACGTCCGGCCCGAGACCCCATTCCTCCAGTGTGCCGGGCTTGAAATTCTCCACCACCGCGTCGGCGGTCTCCACCAGCTTCAGGAACAGCGCCTTGCCCTCCTCCTTGCGGAGATCGAGGGTGACGCTCTTCTTGTTGCGGCAGAAAACCTTCCAGTGGGTCGCGACGCCCTCGGTGCGCCAGTTGCGCAGATCGTCTCCGAAGCCCGGTCGCTCCAGCTTGATCACCTCGGCGCCGTAGTCGGCGAGCACATGGGTGACCATGTTACCGGCGACGAGGCGGGAAAGGTCGAGCACCCGGACGCCGTCGAGCGGCAGCTTCGCGCCCGTATCGTAGTCGTTCGCCGGATAGCGGCCCGGCCGTGCCTGGACCGTGCTCATGCCGCCGTTCCCTTTGCGCCGACGCGCGCGGCCTCAATGAAATGGCCGGTATCCGCTTCGCCTGTGTTGAAGGCGGTGACAAGCCTGATGCCGACCGAGCCGTCCGGCGCCTCGCCGAACGCATAGTACTGGCACCCCGCAGCACGCAGCGCCTGATGCACGGACGCGGAAATGCGGGCGAAGATCTCGTTGCCGTCCACTGGGTAGAGCAGTTCGACGCCCGGCAGGCCGCGAAGACCGTCCGTCAGCACCTTCGCCGCGCGGTTGGCGTTCGCCGCGTAGCGCAGCCAGTTATCGTTCTCGAGATAGGCGCAGAGCTGGGCCGAGAGAAACCGCATCTTGGAGAAGAGATGGCCGCCGCGCTTGCGCCGGAACTCGACGTCTTTCGCCAGCGCGGGATCGAAGAAGATCACAGCTTCGGCGGCGAAGGCGCCGTTCTTGGTAGCGCCGAAGGAGAGCACGTCGACCCCGGCCTTCCAGGTCGCTTCAGCCGGCGAGCAGCCGAGCCCGTTCACCGCGTTGGCGAAACGGGCGCCGTCCATGTGCAGCTTCAGGCCGTGGGCATGGGCGACGTCGGCGATCGCGCGGATCTCGTCGAGCGTGTACGCGGTCCCCGTCTCCGTCAGCTGGCTGATGCTGACGGCAGCCGGTTGGGCGTGATGCACCGCCGAGGCCGCACTCGGATCTCCGAGTTTCGCCTTCAGGGTCTCCGCCGAGAATTTGCCGTCGGCGCCGCCGAGCAAGGTGAGCTTGCCGCCGCCAATAAAAAATTCCGGTGCCGCGCACTCATCTTCCTCGATATGCGCGCCCTCGTGGCAATAGATCACGCCGTAGGGCGGCGAGAGAGTGGCGAGCGCGATGGAGTTGGCCGCCGTGCCGGTCGCGACCGGATAGGCCGCGAGTTCGGTCTCGAAGGTCTCCGCCGCCATCCGGCGGAACTTGTCGGTCAGATCGTCATTCCCGTAGGGCATGGCGAACCCGGACGCCGCCTCGCTGAGAGCCGCCACGATCTCGGGCGCCGCGCCGCCGACATTGTCGCTGGCGAAATTGACCTTCCAGTCGTTGGAATTGGTGCTCATGCCTTGCTTTCCGGAATAAGGGCGACACTGCCGAGCGGATCGCCCGTCGAGAGATCGACGACGATCAGGCGCACCAGATCCTCCGGGCCCGTCACCTGCAGGATCATCTTGCCTTCATGGTACTGCGCCGGACCAAGCGTCGCGCCGTCCGGAATCACAACGCGCAGCGTCTCCGAGTTCCATTTGCTCATAGTCGTTCCTCAAAATGATCAGTTCGAAGGTGGGGCCAACTCAAATGTGCCGAGTTGCTTTCCGGTCGCCAGGTCGAAAACCAGAAGCCGGATTTTGCGATTGGGCATGTTCATCTGCAGAATCATACGGCCGCTGTCGAACTGCGCTGCGCCGAGCCGGCTGCCTTGCGGAATATCGATCCGGACCGTCCCGAAGGGCGTCGAGACCGCCTGGATCCCCGAAACGGCGGCTGGCGCCGAAGCGGCGGGCGCTTTCGCGGCCTCCGTTTCATCGCTTCCGGCAAGCCGGGTGGCGATGGTATAGGCGATCACGCCGAGACCGACGAAGATCATGAGTCCCATGACAACGACGGCAATTTTCGCGGGCAGCAGCCAAGAGGGCTCTGCCGGCTTCTGATTCTGATCGCTATCGGGTAGCTTCGCGGCCATGGATCCTGCTTCAGAGACACTTCAGTTAGAGATCGCCTCGGGCGAAGCCGGGCAGAGCGACGAGACAACCGACCGCATCGACCGCTGGCTTGCCGGGCGTCTCGCGGAGATGCCCGATGTGCCGAAACTGTCCCGGAGTCGGTTGAAAAATCTCATCCTGGACGGCCGCGTCAGCGCCGGAGACGCGACGATAACCGACCCCTCGGAAGCGGTCAAACCCGGGCGGACCTACCGCATTCAGGTGCCCCCGCCGGAGCCCGCGGACCCGGAACCGGAGGCCATCGCGCTGACCGTGGTCTACGAGGACAAGGACCTTATCGTGGTCGACAAGCCGGCGGGCATGGTGGTCCATCCAGCCCCCGGCAGCAGCGACGGCACGCTTGTGAATGCCCTGCTCGCCCATTGCGGCGGCAGTCTTTCTGGGATCGGCGGCGTCCGGCGCCCGGGGATCGTGCACCGCATCGACAAGGATACCAGCGGACTGATGGTCGTGGCCAAGAGCGACGAGGCGCATCACGGGCTGGTCGTGCAGTTTGCCGCCCACACGATCGAGCGGCTTTATCGGGCGGTCACCCGCGGCGTGCCGACGAAACGGGCTGACCGGATCGAGGGCGCCATCGGGCGCAGCCAGCGCAACCGCAAGAAGATGGCGGTGACGTCGAACGGCAAACCGGCGGTGACGCACTACAAGGTCATCGAACGCTTCGGCACCCGCGCAGCTCTGGTCGAGTGCAGGCTGGAAACCGGACGGACGCACCAGATCCGCGTCCACATGTCCCATATCGGCCATCCGCTGATCGGCGACCCGCTTTACGGACGCGGCCACAAGGCAGGCGATCCGGAAGCAGTGAAAGCCTTCCGCCGACAGGCCCTGCACGCCGCGGTTATCGGCTTCGAACACCCGGTCACGAAGGAATGGTTGCGCTTCGAAAGCGCCCTTCCGGACGACATGGAAGCGCTGCTCGCCGGACTCCGGCAGTCTGGTGAATAAGATTGTTTTCCTATGGCGACCAATAGACCGTTAACAAGGCCTTAAAATCGCCACAGAAGAACACTACATAGTGTACCAGACGGGGGAACAAGAAGCGTTTGGGCGCGTGCCCCCGAAACCGGCGGATAAAGGACGAAGCCGCCGGAGACGTGACGAAGGGGATCACATGGCACAGGCGACACAACTTCCGACGCTTACTGCTGAAGGCAACCTCACCCGCTATCTGCAGGAAATCCGCAAATTTCCGATGCTGAAGCCGGAAGAGGAGTACATGCTCGCCAAGCGCTGGCGCGAGCATGACGATTCAGAAGCCGCGCACAAGCTCGTCACCAGCCATCTCCGCCTCGTGGCGAAGATCGCCATGGGATATCGCGGCTATGGTCTCCCCGTCGCCGAACTGATTTCCGAAGGCAATGTCGGCATGATGCAGGCGGTGAAGCGCTTCGATCCGGAACGCGGCTTCCGCCTCGCGACCTATGCGATGTGGTGGATCCGTGCCGCGATCCAGGAATATATCCTGCACTCATGGTCGCTGGTGAAGATCGGTACCACGGCGGCGCAGAAGAAGCTCTTCTTCAACCTGCGCAAGCTCAAGGGCCAGATGCAGGCGATCGAGGAAGGCGACCTCTCGCCCGAACGGGTGACGGCAATCGCGACGAAGCTGGAAGTTCCGGAACAGGACGTCATCAACATGAACCGGCGCCTCTCGGCCCCGGACCATTCCCTGAATGCCCCGCTGCGAGTCGAGGGCGAAGGCGAATGGCAGGACTGGCTGGTCGACGAGAACGAGAGCCAGGAAGAGGTTCTGGCCGAGAGCGAGGAACTGGACCAGCGGCGCAAGCTGCTCGCGGTCGGCATGGAGGCACTCAACGAACGTGAACGCCACATCCTGACGGAGCGTCGCCTGCTGGAAAATCCGACAACGCTCGAGGATCTGAGCCAGGAATACGGCATCAGCCGGGAACGGGTGCGGCAAATCGAGGTCCGCGCCTTCGAGAAGCTGCAGAAGGCGATGCGGAACGCCGCCATCGAACAGCGGCTCGAAACCGCCTGAGCAAGATATCCTGCCGGGGCGCTCAGCTTTCCTGCTTGGCGTCCCCGGCAGCCTTCGCTTCCCTCTTTTCGGAATCGTCGAGCGCCCCCGCCACGCCGGGGCCCCATTCCTCGACCAGTTCGCGCTGGCGCCGGCGTAGCCGGCCGATGCGCTGCTCGATCCGCATCGCGATGCCCATCGAGACGATCCCCGGCGCGATGAGGTAGATGCACCAGCCGAGCCCAGCCGCCCCCAGCATGGTGAGCCAGGCGAAAGGATCGGCCATGATGGCGAAGGCGCGCTCGTAGGAATGCCCCTCCGTCCAGAGCTGGGCGACGAAGGGCAACACGCCGACGAAATTCATGCAGCCGACGCAGAGCGTGGTGTACTTCTCCCGCCGCCGGTCGATCGCCATGGCGGCGAAGGTCGGCATCATGCCGATCCCGAGCAGAAGCACGGTCGGCAGAGTGAACAGCATCAGCCCGCCGACGATCGTAATGACGATCACCTTCATCGAAGCGGCATTTGCCGAACTTGCTGCCATCGCCCGTCCCGATACATCCAAATGCCGGCGGAAACCTCCGCCGCGAACATCCGATCCGCGAGTTTATACCAAATAAAGGATTACGATAGCGGTGGTTCCAACGCTGCCGACCACGCCCGAGACCACGGCGGCGGCCTGCTCGCCGACTTCCGCCGCCAGACTGTCCTTGTTCTGCAGATCCAGATTCATCTGCGCGATCTGGACAGCGCACTGGGCGAATTCCTGCTGCGCGCGCTGGTATCCCTGCTGATCCCGCTGCTGCGCGCGCTGATCGTCGAATATCTTCAGAATTTCCCCGAGCTGCCCCGAATCCGACGCCTTCATCACACTGTTCTCGACCGCCGCCCGGGCCTTCAGATTGTGAAAGGCATTGACCGCGGGCTTCATCAGCTCGACGAACCAGTGGCTCAGTCCCGGCATCGGACCGTTGCGCGAGAGCGTCTGGATCCGCGCGAGCAGGCGCAACACATTGAGCGCATCGATGGCAGGACGGGTGTCGGAGGAATTGCCGAGCGGCCGCAGCAGACGGTCGTCGATATCGGGGGACCTGGCGCCGAGGAAAGCCGCGAGATGGCGATCCATCGGGATCGGCGGCCGCCGGCCTTGCTGCGCCACGGCCTCCAGAGCCGGGATCACCTCTTCCGGGTCCGTCACATAGAGATGCTCGATCATCGAGCTCATGCAGTGGATGTCTTCGTTCAGCTCGTAGAGCACCCGCTCGATCCCGTATCCGGGGCCGGTGCTGTTGAGCAGGGTCGGCAGCTTGTCGAACTTGGAGAACAGTCCGAGCAAGTCCTGTTTCGACCGGGTCTGCACCGACATCCAGGGGCCGACGGAGCGGCTGCCGATGAAGGCCGCGACCTTCTGCCGGGTGGCGTCATCGTTGAAATTGAGTGCCAGCGTCGGGCCGACCCCGTCGATATGGGTCGAAAACCCCTTGTGCCGCATCGGCGCGGCCGGATCGAGGCCGATCGCGACCCGCGTGATCAGGCGCGCATCCTCTTCCTTCGGCGCGCTCTGGATGCCGTTCGCCCCGCCGGTCACCTTGTTGACCGCCTCGACGACATTCTCGTTGCCAAGCGAGCGTCGCAGCCAGTTGTCGAAATCCTGTCCCCGGACCAGTTCCGCGGCCGTGTTCCAGTTCCGCCCGATCGCATGGGCGACCGATCGGACGTTCTCGTAGGAACCGCCGCCGACCATCAGCGGGCGGGCAGCTTTCTGCGGCAGCTTGACCTGCTTCGGCGTCAGCCGGCGCCCACCGAGCCAGAGTTCGACATCGCGGATGGTCCAGCGCTCGCGCGGCTCGTCGGTCAGGAGACCGCGCAGCAGCTCGACCATGTTCATCTGCAGCCGGGTGCCGCCGACGAGACAGGCGTAGGACCCGAGATTGATCCGGTCGAAGATCGCGCGCTGCGGATCCGGATCCTCCGGCAGCATCCTGCCGGTCACGAGACTGAGCACGGTTGCGCCGACCGAGAAGAGATCGTCGAGCACGCTGCCGTCGCCCCGCGCAGTGCGGTCCGCCATCGCGTTTTCGAGACTCTCGTACTTGTCCGGCTGGAAGAGCCCGGCGGGGCAGCTGATGCATTCTCCAAGCATCACGGAGCGGCG
This region includes:
- a CDS encoding sodium:solute symporter family protein, with translation MKGDFIQNLGKIYGLYTGGFLLFIILMAILEQAGVSPDTIGYLFVGFTIAIYALIGVLSRTMATDQYYVAGRQVPALYNGMATAADWMSGASFVAMAGGIYFGGYGYMAFLVGWTGGYVLVASLMAPYLRKFGCYTVPDFIGTRYGGNFARLCAVIVLVVASFTYVTAQINATGTVASRALQIPFEVGVWFGLAGILVCSMLGGMRAVTWTQVAQYIVLIVAYIVPVVWMSNKSGFGMIPQLAYGDAVHRVQELEVLHQIGTLKPTEKFGGLAALVNPINAPGDTLMAKWKFATLVLCMMCGTASLPHVLMRYFTTPSVRSARISVGWSILFIFLLYFTAPALATFTKLSLLDPTLATGIIGKSIADVNALEWIQKWSAVDFLRVSDSNGDGILQINELFMRADIVVLATPEIAGLPYVISGLVAAGGMAAAMSTADGLLLAIANALSHDLYYKIIDPKAETKTRLVVARILLLGVGAAGAFVASLKLTSILGAVAWAFDFACSGLFFPLVLGIWWKRANRQGALAGMIGGFVAGSAYLYYVYFAGGTPWFGIDHLRFGVIGMPVSLVLMIVVSLMTEEPDEETQRMVDAVRTPRGGTILDSAH
- a CDS encoding esterase, which produces MPFSTRWNEQPLDDIESASGFVSTRAAFVAQTTLYGYVRTRAGTRYTALFDDDLFAQSLNIAKWQLFLACAADLAAYVAAGCRERLDQESERELALSFLRSALAEYEEPTRTVPDWAEAVAQAESRLRLVRPDPEDPVAAFRGSEDALIHWAPIADELKIHDEGIVRNSIRFKWKDIRTQLTSSLKANAVAEDFAAVRPAAE
- a CDS encoding DUF294 nucleotidyltransferase-like domain-containing protein, translated to MEEGATFDSYPYRHSLSDVVAWEPLDIAPEASLEEAAAAMAGRDVGSILVRGGTGIHAGIVTERDIVRHIAAGGSAAAAVGTVMSSPVQSLPADALVYKAMGRMERLGIRHLAVTDPDGRIVGVISLRTILKTRNTAAFALGDAIEAAPDAAAIASARARLPDLVRALMQDGGRGTTVAGAISAAMRDSTERAGLLALASMERDGLGPPPAPYVLLVLGSGGRGESLLSPDQDNAVIFDGADADDAWFAEWGKRLSDILDAAGVPYCNGGVMASNPLWRGTPASWRERVAGWIRSGRGESIMNVDIFFDFAPVLGDAALAASLRRDAIGAVEKQTVFLGNLVQHIGGFRPPLAWDAFGLLSGFQLKDGRVDLKIGGTLPLVSAARVLALRHQIEVTSTTERLRLLREKGVLSTGDAAAAAEALEAIMAIVLRQQLADLEAGLPPSSKIDPALLDRQERRRLRAHLEVIDLLQPMVQGAISG
- a CDS encoding 3'-5' exonuclease; the encoded protein is MAPARDRDDSPLRRAIVMRYRTRRTHAVLLSAIPAILALALVIFAVRHVLLADEQDWTLLVLPAVGTVAAAVLTYAVYGIIAAHIGDLDRMKEDLDLAASTGRLPARWRQFTGGPGEIAGLSQTIERAFIRRQRHDSEGAWIAGVLAGIPAAVIVFTGTGLVALSNAAARRRLGEFGTAPGHSIFSIVDHGLLGAALRRARDSRRPVEFALTDTEGKSVEAQIAGLAEGGVISFLAPVEEVLPEQTAMDLSLGSVAPEPAPFLNSTPLGSLPIVSLDLETTGLEAARDRIVSIGAVRVQDGHVFTGACLDLLVKPGIQIPERSFRVHGIGDELVAGAPPLPELWEELTRFCEGCVIVGHQIGFDLAVLAAEAKRHKLPPIGVPALDTMALFKLIAPDERIGLDSAAEAMGLSIFGRHTALGDAIVTAELFNAMVPELRQLGISNYGSALDVAAPRPWGRE
- a CDS encoding DUF4212 domain-containing protein, which translates into the protein MAEADSNNEAHWQRTKNLTIITLIIWFIFAFGVHWFAPQLNSITFLGFPLGFYMAGQGSLFAFVVIIFWFARTQNKIDEEFGVAEDENEDE